The following are encoded together in the Brassica napus cultivar Da-Ae chromosome A9, Da-Ae, whole genome shotgun sequence genome:
- the LOC106434771 gene encoding probable 6-phosphogluconolactonase 1 has protein sequence MALTWTHKDTGEIRVHENLEELSIDLVDYIAEISEASIKEHGVFCIALSGGSLINLMGKLVEPPYNKIVDWAKWYVFWADERVVGKNHDDSNYKLAKDNLLSKVNVFPRHICSINDTVSAEDAATEYEFAIRQMVKTRTVTASENSDCPKFDLILLGMGSDGHVASLFPNHPALEVKDDWVTFLTDSPKPPPERITFTLPVINSAASVVVVATGETKANAVHLAIDDLPSLESSLSLPARMVQPSSGNLIWFMDKPAGSKLDGFKFSE, from the exons ATGGCACTTACTTGGACTCATAAAGACACAGGTGAAATTAGGGTTCATGAGAATTTGGAGGAACTAAGCATAGACTTGGTAGATTATATAGCTGAGATATCAGAAGCCTCGATTAAAGAACATGGTGTTTTCTGCATTGCGTTATCAGGAGGCTCTCTCATCAACTTGATGGG AAAATTGGTCGAACCACCTTACAACAAGATTGTAGATTGGGCTAAATGGTATGTTTTTTGGGCTGATGAGCGCGTGGTAGGTAAGAACCATGACGATAGCAACTACAAGCTCGCCAAGGATAATCTCCTCTCTAAG GTAAATGTGTTTCCGAGACATATATGTTCTATTAACGATACGGTCTCGGCTGAGGACGCTGCAACAGAGTATGAGTTCGCCATCAGACAGATGGTAAAAACACGAACCGTGACTGCGTCTGAGAATAGCGACTGTCCCAAGTTTGATCTCATTTTGCTTGGGATGGGCTCTGATGGACATGTAGCCTCGCTCTTCCCCAACCATCCAGCCCTTGAGGTGAAGGACGATTGGGTTACATTCCTAACTGACTCACCTAAACCGCCACCAGAGAGAATCACATTCACTTTGCCAGTCATTAACTCAGCTGCTAGTGTTGTTGTAGTTGCAACCGGTGAAACCAAAGCTAATGCTGTTCACTTAGCGATAGATGATCTGCCGTCACTAGAAAGCTCTCTTTCCCTGCCTGCTAGGATGGTCCAGCCAAGCAGTGGGAATCTGATCTGGTTTATGGATAAACCAGCAGGATCTAAACTTGACGGGTTTAAATTCTCTGAGTAG